A single window of Zootoca vivipara chromosome 17, rZooViv1.1, whole genome shotgun sequence DNA harbors:
- the MED15 gene encoding mediator of RNA polymerase II transcription subunit 15 isoform X3 has translation MEENDWRSANFRQKLVSQIEDAMRKAGVAHNKSSKDMENHVFMKAKSREEYLSLVARLIIHFRDIHNKKSQASVSDPMNALQTLTGGPPAGAAGMGMASRPQGGMGVLGPPMGQQMSLPGQQAAPGAAGMAPHGIPGISAASQPTQLQLQQMAQQQQQQQQQFQQQQAQAQAQQQQQAALQQQQFQAQQTAIQQQFQAVQQQQQAAAVAQQQQQQQQQMQAAQQQHMLKLHQQNQQQMQQQQQLQRIAQMQQLQVQAIQAQQQQQQQQQQQQQQQQQQQQQQQQQQQQQQQQPPPSQQVMQQQLQQMQQQQAAQAQPPQPVVSQAQTIPGQIPGQVMLTAQQIKVMQARALQHQQQQQQQQQQQQQQQQQQQQQQQQQQQQQQQQQQQAAAAQAQAAQMGASGPMITATMARGGMQIRPRFPPTTAVSATPPSTIPLGGQQMPQVSQSSITMMSSPSPAQQAQTPQPMPPPPQPSPQPGQPTSQPNSNVSSGPAPSPSSFLPSPSPQPSQSPAAARTPQNFSVPSPGPLNTPGNPNSVMSPASSSQSEEQQYLEKLKQLSKYIEPLRRMINKIDKNEDRKKDLSKMKSLLDILTDPSKRCPLKTLQKCEIALEKLKNDMAVPTPPPPTVPPTKQQYLCQPLLDAVLANIRSPVFNHSLYRTFMPAMTAIHGPPITTPVTSPRKRKYEEDERQTIPNVLQGEVARLNPKFLVNLDPSHCSNNGTVHLICKLDDKNLPNVPPLQLSVPADYPHQSPLWIDNPQQYEANPFLQSVYRYMMSKLLQLPDKHSVTALLNTWAQSIRQACLSAA, from the exons TGAAGATGCCATGAGGAAGGCTGGAGTGGCTCACAATAAGAGCAGCAAAGACATGGAGAACCACGTTTTCATGAAGGCCAAATCACGG GAGGAGTATCTTTCCCTTGTGGCAAGACTCATCATCCACTTTCGGGATATCC ACAACAAGAAGTCCCAGGCCTCCGTCAGTG ATCCCATGAACGCCTTGCAGACCCTGACGGGCGGGCCACCTGCAGGAGCAGCGGGCATGGGCATGGCATCTCGCCCCCAGGGAGGGATGGGTGTGCTCGGGCCCCCCATGGGGCAGCAGATGAGCCTTCCGGGGCAGCAGGCGGCACCAGGGGCAGCTGGGATGGCCCCCCATGGCATTCCAGGCATCTCAGCAGCTTCCCAGCCAA cccagctccagctgcaacagatggcccagcagcagcagcaacagcagcaacagttccagcagcagcaggcacaggctcaggcacagcagcaacagcaggcagcgctgcagcagcagcagttccaggCCCAGCAGACAGCCATCCAGCAGCAATTCcaggcggtgcagcagcagcagcaggcagcagctgtagcacagcagcagcaacagcaacagcagcagatgcaggcagcccagcagcagcacatgCTGAAACTGCACCAGCAGAACCAGCAGCAG atgcagcagcagcagcaactgcagcGGATTGCTCAAATGCAACAGTTGCAAGTTCAGGCTATACAGgcccagcaacagcaacagcagcagcagcagcagcaacaacaacaacagcagcagcaacaacaacaacagcagcagcagcagcagcaacaacaacaacagccaccccCATCGCAGCAGGTCATGCAGCAGCAGTTGCAACAGATGCAGCAGCAACAGGCTGCACAAGCTCAGCCACCGCAGCCAGTAGTGTCTCAGGCACAAACAATCCCAGGGCAGATCCCTGGTCAGGTCATGCTCACAGCCCAGCAAATTAAAGTCATGCAG GCAAGAGCtttgcagcaccagcagcagcagcaacaacaacagcagcagcagcagcagcagcagcagcaacaacaacaacaacaacagcagcagcagcagcagcagcagcaacaacaacaacaggcagccGCGGCTCAAGCTCAGGCTGCTCAGATGGGTGCTTCAGGACCG ATGATCACCGCAACTATGGCCCGAGGTGGGATGCAAATAAGACCACGGTTCCCGCCTACCACCGCTGTCTCTGCCACGCCTCCAAGCACCATTCCTTTGGGTGGACAGCAAATGCCTCAG GTCAGCCAGAGCAGCATCACCATGATGTCTTCTCCTTCACCAGCCCAGCAAGCCCAGACCCCTCAGCCGATGCCTCCGCCACCTCAGCCCTCTCCCCAGCCCGGGCAGCCAACCTCCCAGCCCAACTCTAATGTCAG ctctggtccagccccatctcccagcagcttcCTCCCCAGTCCATCTCCTCAGCCCTCTCAGAGTCCAGCAGCTGCACGAACGCCACAGAACTTCAGTGTCCCATCTCCAGGGCCACTTAATACTCCAG GCAATCCCAACTCTGTCATGAGCCCAGCGAGCTCCAGCCAATCCGAGGAGCAGCAGTACCTGGAAAAACTCAAGCAGCTCTCCAAGTACATTGAGCCTCTGCGGAGGATGATCAACAAGATAGATAAGAATGAAG ACAGGAAGAAGGACCTCAGTAAGatgaaaagcctgctggataTTCTGACTGATCCTTCCAAACG CTGTCCTCTGAAGACACTGCAGAAATGTGAAATAGCTCTGGAGAAGCTCAAGAATGACATGGCTGTG cccacccccccaccccctacagTGCCTCCCACAAAGCAGCAGTACTTGTGCCAACCCTTGTTGGATGCTGTCTTGGCCAATATCCGCTCACCAGTCTTCAATCATTCCCTCTACCGAACCTTTATGCCAGCAATGACTGCCATCCATGGTCCACCCATCAC GACCCCTGTGACTTCCCCTCGGAAGCGGAAGTATGAAGAGGACGAAAGGCAGACTATACCAAATGTATTACAAGGGGAGGTTGCAAGATTAAACCCAAAGTTCTTGGTGAATCTGGATCCTTCCCATTGCAGCAACAATGGCACCGTCCACCTCATATGCAAGCTAG ATGACAAGAACCTTCCAAATGTCCCACCATTGCAACTGAGCGTCCCAGCTGATTATCCACATCAGAGCCCCCTATGGATTGATAACCCTCAGCAGTACG aAGCAAACCCTTTCTTGCAGTCAGTGTATCGCTACATGATGTCAAAATTGCTGCAGCTTCCTGACAAGCACTCTGTCACAGCACTCCTTAACACCTGGGCGCAGAGCATCCGCCAGGCCTGCTTGTCTGCTGCTTAA